The sequence GATGGAAGTGAGTGCAACGGCGTAGTTTCCCGGCTTGGCCTTGAGCTGCTCGGCGACTCCGTTCGTCCAGAGGTCGATCGTGGTCTTTAGTTCGCGGCAATCGTCGCGCGAGAGGGGCACGGAGAGTTCGAATTCAGCGCCGTGGCGTCGGACGGCCAGTTCGCCGGCTGCAATCGCCTTCCGGAGCAGTGCCAGCGACGCGTTGTCCAACGGGACCCCTCCCTGATTCTGATCCTTCGGTGAATTGCCGGGCGCGGGAGCCGCTTTGCCGTCGGGCTGGTTGCCGGCGCCGTTCTTTTTATTGGCGTCGAAGCCCTGGGCGATTTGCCGGCGGAATTCATCCCACGATCCGTATTTGCCTCCGTCGGCCCGCCGCTTGATCTCGCTGTCGATCGCCTCCACCAGCGATGGCCCAAAGATTTCCTTGTTCCGCGCGGCAAGTGCCGCGTCCACCACTTTGCCGCTGGCGGTCACCTCGTGAAAATAGGCCAGCGTGTTGTCCTTGGTGAGGAAGAATTTGCCCGGTTGGACCATGATCGTATCGAGTGGGATCGAAGTCTCAAGGGTTGGGTTGTTCGCGGCGCTGGCGGCGCCGAGATTGATCACCCTGTAATGACCCGCGTCGATACGGAGGATCGCGGACAGATCGAAGAGCCGAAAGACTTCGGGATACATGATGATCTGGTCGCGCTCGCTCCAAAGCTCGGCGAGATGCGTGAGATCGGCGGACGCGTCGCTTCCGATGTTTAATTCAAGCTGCATGTAACGAAACGTGTCGGTCGGCTGATCGTAGGTGACGAACTCGAAGATGTCGCCCTTAAGGCAGCCGCAACAGGAAAGGGCCAGCACGAGCAAGCCAAACATCGGCCTGACGCGAAATCGAAGACTCGAATTCGTCATGAGTTACTCTCGAAAAGGATGGCCTGATTCATTCGCCGCCTGGGCCGCATAAGCAAGAGGCCAAGTTCCTACAAAAAATTCCCGGCGCTGAACGTGCCCGCCGGCATGTGTCAGCCGTGGCAAATCCCCTGCCGCACCACTTCGTAGGCGGCGATGGCGACGCTGTTCGAGAGATTCAGGCTGCGGACTTGCGGGCGGATGGGAATCCGCAGCGCGCGGTCGGGATAGGTTTCCAAAAGCGATTTCGGCAGTCCCTGCGACTCGCTGCCGAACACGAACACATCGCCCGCCACGAAGCGCGGTTCGGTGTAGAGTCGTGTCGCCGACTTGGTGAAAAGCCAAGGGCGACATGGCGGTAACCGCTCGACAAGCGCCGGCCAGTGGTCTGCCAGCTCCCATTCCAGATGCTCCCAATAATCCAGCCCCGCTCGGCGGAGATAATAGTCGTCCATTCGGAAACCCAGCGGGCGGACAAGCCAGAGCTTGGCACCGACTGCGACGCACGTCCGCCCGACGCTCCCCGTGTTGTAGGGAATCTCCGGTTGATAGAGGACCACGTGCAAGCAAGGTTCGTACTTCACGTCTTTCCCATACCGCGCGGCCGCGGGCCGGTCAACACTGGCAACTCTGGTTCCGCTATAATTCGACAATGACTACACTACTCCGAACCAACATTCGCGAAATGGGTCATGCCCGCTAGAAGAACCATAGCCGTCCTGATTTCGATGCTGGCGCTGGCGGTCTGCGCTCGGGCGGCGAACTTCTCCGAATTCAAACCGTTCACGTCCGCGGCGGGAGAATTCACGATTTCCTTTCCCGGCCAGCCGGAGCAATCGACGAGCACCTTCAAGGCGCCGCTGGGCAATGTGGAACTGCACGTATTCCGATCCGCGCGCAACAACGAGCGGGAAGTGTACACGCTCACATACCACGACCTTCCCAGCGCGCAGGTCAACAGCGATGGCCCGGAAAAGGTGCTCGATGCGGCCCGCGACGGCGGCATCGAAGCCACGCACGGCAAACTCATCAAGGAAACCAAGGTTGCGTCGGCAAGCGAGAACCCGAGCCGCGATTTGAAGATCGAGATTCAGGGGGTGACCACCTACTCGCGAATGATCTTGGCGGGCAATCGGCTGTATGTGATTATGGCCTATCCCGATGGCAGCAATGGTTCGAGCGACCGCGCGAAGGCGTTCCTCGATTCATTCAAATTGACCAGAGAAAATGCGATAAGTGAAAAGTGACCTCTGACGGATCATGTCCATGCGAAGTTTCAAGGATGTTGGCGACTATCTGGCTTATCTTGTCGTGCGCGTGCTGATTTGCGTGGTGCAGGGGATGCGGATCGAGACCTGCGCCGTGGTCGCGCGCTGGCTGGCCGTGCTGGCCAACGACGTGATTCGGCTGCGCGGCCGCGTGATCGAGGAGAATCTGCGGTTGGCGTTTCCCGAACTTTCGGAAAACGAGCGGCGACGATTGGCACGGCGAATGTGGGAGCATCTATTCCTGATGGTGATCGAAATTGCCCACGCCCCGCGAAAAATTCACGACACGACCTGGCGGCGCTACATCCGCTTCACGAACCAGCGCGAGATGATGCGCACCCTGTTCGTCGATCGGCCGAAAGTTGCTGTCTCCGGGCATTTCGGGAATTTCGAATTGGCGGGATATACGTTCGGGCTGTTCGGCTTCGACACGTACGCCGTCGCCCGCCCGCTCGATAATCGATTTCTGGATCGTTTCGTCCGCACGTTCCGCTCGGCGCGCGGCCAGCATATCTTGGCGAAGAACGGCAGCGCCGGCGAGATCGCCGAATTGCTCGAACGCCGCCGCACGTTGTCGGTGCTCGCGGATCAGAATGCCGGGCCGAAGGGATGCTGGGTGAATTTCTTTGGCCGGCCGGCGTCGACGCACAAGGCGATCGCGCTCTTCTCGCTGTCGAACGACGCTCCGATCATGGTCGGCTTCGCGCGGCGGCTGGGCGAGCCGCTGCATTTCGAAATGGGGACGGAGTTCATCGCCGATCCGCGGAATCTCGCGCCGGCGGAGCGCGGGGTCAAGGAGCTGACCCAATGGTTCACCAACTGCCTGGAGCAAGTGATCCGCCGCGCCCCGGAACAATACTGGTGGGTCCATCGCCGCTGGAAAGACAGCCCGCCGACCCGCGGCCGCAAACAAGCGGCGTGAACGAAACGTGTGAATATGCCTAACTGGATTCGAATCGCCGCCGTGAGCGATTGCCCGCCGGGGACCGCGCTGGAGTTGGCGGCGGGCGAGCGAGTGATCGCGCTTTTCAACGTCGAGGGCACTTTCCACGCGCTGGACGGCATCTGTCCACATCAAGGAGGGCCGCTGGGCGACGGGGATCTTGCCGGCTGCATCATCACCTGCCCCTGGCATGGCTGGCAATTCGACGTGCGCACCGGCCAGAATCAATTGAGCGCCAGCATTCGCCAGCCGAGCTTCCCCGTCCGGGTCGAAGGCGACTTCGTGCTCGTGGATCTGGACGCGACGGAGCCACACGAGTGATTCGGTATCGCTGCTTCTTGAACGACGATCCGCCGCGATTGGCTGAGATCTGGCGCGGCTGTGCCGGACGCCCCGGCTTGGCGCAGCCAATCTCCGCCACGACTTTCGATATATTGGTGTTGGCAAAGCCCTATTTCGATCGCGAAGGCTTGATTCTCGCATTGGACGACGAGCGGCCCGTCGGATTCGTGCATGCCGGATTCGGTCCGAACGCCGATGAAAGCGGGCTTTCGACGGAACTCGGCGTCACCGTGCTGCTCTTGACCGTCAGCCATCCCGACGAGCCGGCCATCGCCGCGGAATTGCTTTCCCGCAGCGAGGAGTATCTCCGCCGTCGCGGGGCGAAAGTGCTCTACGGGGGCGGAATCCAGCCGCTCAATCCATTTTATAGCGGGCTCTACGGCGGCAGCGAATTGCCCGGCATTTTGGACACCGAGCCCGAGACGCAAGCCCTGTACCGCGGGCACGGCTATCGCGAGATCGATCGCACGGTGGTCTTTCACCGCGAGCTGATTGGCTTCCGCCCACTGGTGGATCGCCAGCAGATGCAAATTCGCCGCAATACGGACGTCGAGGTCGTGGTCGATCCGCCGCCGCGTACCTGGTGGGACGCGTGCGCCATGAGTTCCTTCGACCGCACGATCTTTCGCCTGCGGTCGCGGGCAGACGGGCAAGAGATCGCGTCGGCGACGTTCTGGAACATGGAATCGTTCGCGGCCGCGCGGGGCGTGCGCACGAACGGCCTGATCGACGTGCAAGTCGAGCCGTCCCACCGGCACAAAGGGCTGGCCAGCTACTTGATCGGCGATGCGCTGCGGCAGCTTCAAGAGGAATCCATCGCCTTGGTCGAAGTTCAAACGATGAAGGGCAATTCGGCCGCGGTAGGCATGTATCGCAAGCTCGGCTTCGAGCAAGTCGATTCCGGGGCGGTGTTTCGCAAGGAGAATTAAAACTCCATCGGCTCCATCGTCGCCGCGGCTCGGCCATAATCGCGTCCGCGGCGGGCCGAGTACAAAATCATCACCAGGCCCAAAGCCATCGTCCCCGCGGCGACGGCGTACGGGAGCAGAATCCCGTGCCGCAATAGCGGAACCCCCATCATCGGCCCGAGGATGCGGGCCAGCGCACTAACGCTTTGGCTCAGCCCCAAGATGCCTCCTTGTTTTGCCGGGTCGCTTCGCCGCGAGATTAGCGACGTGAGTGACGGCATCATGAAGGCGAACCCGCACACAACGATCGAAAGCGCCGCAAACAATTCCCAGCGGCTCCCCGAGCTGACCGCGGCGATCATCACACTGAAACCGAGAATCTCCAGCACGGCGCCGCCGGTGGCCATCACCGCTTCTGGAATGCTGCCCGATAGGCGGCGCACCAACACCCCTTGGGCGACACTCAACGTGATGCCGATGTAGGCGAATGTGTACTGGATGTGGCGAAAGTCGAAGTGAAACGGGCTGTCGGTGACTTTGTCCTTTTCTCCTTTGAGCAATAGGGCCAAGGTCGTTTCATAGTTCGCAAACGCCAGCACAAGGATGAACAGCGTCAACAGCAACGGACCGATCGATGGCGTGGCCAGTGCGTCGCGGAGCGCGCCGGTGTCGAATAACCGGCGGGCGGCGCTCTTGCTGC comes from Pirellulales bacterium and encodes:
- a CDS encoding tRNA (cytidine(34)-2'-O)-methyltransferase codes for the protein MKYEPCLHVVLYQPEIPYNTGSVGRTCVAVGAKLWLVRPLGFRMDDYYLRRAGLDYWEHLEWELADHWPALVERLPPCRPWLFTKSATRLYTEPRFVAGDVFVFGSESQGLPKSLLETYPDRALRIPIRPQVRSLNLSNSVAIAAYEVVRQGICHG
- a CDS encoding lysophospholipid acyltransferase family protein, with translation MRSFKDVGDYLAYLVVRVLICVVQGMRIETCAVVARWLAVLANDVIRLRGRVIEENLRLAFPELSENERRRLARRMWEHLFLMVIEIAHAPRKIHDTTWRRYIRFTNQREMMRTLFVDRPKVAVSGHFGNFELAGYTFGLFGFDTYAVARPLDNRFLDRFVRTFRSARGQHILAKNGSAGEIAELLERRRTLSVLADQNAGPKGCWVNFFGRPASTHKAIALFSLSNDAPIMVGFARRLGEPLHFEMGTEFIADPRNLAPAERGVKELTQWFTNCLEQVIRRAPEQYWWVHRRWKDSPPTRGRKQAA
- a CDS encoding non-heme iron oxygenase ferredoxin subunit, with the protein product MPNWIRIAAVSDCPPGTALELAAGERVIALFNVEGTFHALDGICPHQGGPLGDGDLAGCIITCPWHGWQFDVRTGQNQLSASIRQPSFPVRVEGDFVLVDLDATEPHE
- a CDS encoding GNAT family N-acetyltransferase, whose translation is MIRYRCFLNDDPPRLAEIWRGCAGRPGLAQPISATTFDILVLAKPYFDREGLILALDDERPVGFVHAGFGPNADESGLSTELGVTVLLLTVSHPDEPAIAAELLSRSEEYLRRRGAKVLYGGGIQPLNPFYSGLYGGSELPGILDTEPETQALYRGHGYREIDRTVVFHRELIGFRPLVDRQQMQIRRNTDVEVVVDPPPRTWWDACAMSSFDRTIFRLRSRADGQEIASATFWNMESFAAARGVRTNGLIDVQVEPSHRHKGLASYLIGDALRQLQEESIALVEVQTMKGNSAAVGMYRKLGFEQVDSGAVFRKEN
- a CDS encoding MFS transporter, which gives rise to MSSPKTGSLVVIFLTVFIDLLGFGMVLPLLPIYAQDFASDESGLLIGLLMASFSAMQFLWAPIWGRLSDRIGRRPVLMIGLAGSVVFYAMFGLATVWRSVFWLFVARIGAGIAGANIPITQAYIADTTSLENRAKGMALIGAAFGLGFTFGPLLGSLAMPSGEGVAGPGPGYAAAALSAVAITLAYFKLPESLKPGSKSAARRLFDTGALRDALATPSIGPLLLTLFILVLAFANYETTLALLLKGEKDKVTDSPFHFDFRHIQYTFAYIGITLSVAQGVLVRRLSGSIPEAVMATGGAVLEILGFSVMIAAVSSGSRWELFAALSIVVCGFAFMMPSLTSLISRRSDPAKQGGILGLSQSVSALARILGPMMGVPLLRHGILLPYAVAAGTMALGLVMILYSARRGRDYGRAAATMEPMEF